In Paenibacillus sp. FSL R7-0345, a single window of DNA contains:
- a CDS encoding ComF family protein, translating into MRELLGRYKYRGHERLAPLLGLMLDSAYIQLESFIGEHQRNRQISRAAPWQADLLVPVPVSESRLIERGFNQAERLADVLSRRRGIPQLPLLIRTHHTGKQSFKSRAERIAAMKHAFDAIMNESVKIQFAGMLDKAEQEDRPMQIIIIDDIYTTGSTIRACAEVLQHLCACYGKTAEVYSLTWARS; encoded by the coding sequence ATGCGTGAATTGCTGGGACGCTATAAATACAGGGGGCACGAACGGCTTGCTCCTCTACTGGGTCTGATGCTGGATAGTGCGTACATACAGCTGGAAAGTTTTATTGGAGAACATCAGCGTAACCGTCAGATAAGCAGGGCCGCACCTTGGCAAGCCGATCTGCTTGTCCCTGTACCGGTCTCGGAATCCCGTCTCATCGAGCGCGGTTTTAATCAGGCTGAACGCCTGGCGGATGTATTGTCCAGACGCAGAGGAATCCCGCAGCTCCCGCTTCTTATCCGTACCCACCATACCGGCAAACAGAGCTTCAAGAGCAGGGCAGAGCGCATCGCAGCTATGAAGCATGCTTTTGACGCAATTATGAATGAGTCTGTGAAAATACAGTTTGCGGGGATGCTGGATAAGGCAGAGCAGGAGGATCGGCCAATGCAGATCATCATCATCGATGATATTTACACTACAGGCAGTACCATTCGCGCGTGTGCAGAAGTTTTACAGCATTTATGTGCATGTTATGGAAAAACTGCGGAAGTTTATAGTCTGACGTGGGCTCGTTCTTAA
- a CDS encoding helicase-related protein, protein MRVSVYAVEAEGRWTLRISLCPAVDWIWWEGAGGEGWNHTRAERIVLLTSSMPLGWAVKLRERIRCGSAMGRWTAAEWRGCLMDVLKMEINEEERTCGKPTDRWFEDIRIQQVSDSASSGWSEDCGWESEGNVCAGLDSHEYIASLSRKADYFVSLISGRSLLQPEVEALLAEQAPGAEQHWMAAAQLAYLQGRLMLGAAVGSRNRNKERTEGGLIKKKHGFSGMGSIRWSAVRAALRLPQLLLRGSARRRADERCLRCGSVPTGRTPCAACGLACCAYCEACLALGRSRACALLLRSAASPAVRCTAAGTSPTVAARRWGLSAAQAGAAGAALGFLAARLGRAAGQSPERFLLWAVTGAGKTEITFPLLDAVLAAGGRALVATPRRDVVLELAPRLARAFPAEMLAVLYGGSPDRWIPGKITVATTHQLLRFYQAFDLVIIDELDAFPYHNDPMLAFAAGQACKPDGVFIFLSATPPQNLQRQVSLGRLQHARVPVRFHGHPLPVPQHLTMSPVHQCIRKGGLHRTFIQALRRSLSREAQVFLFVSRIAHIEPILLLLRRIFPEVSIEGTSSQDPLRSAKVMSFRERKIRILVTTTILERGVTVPRSDVYILDADSSLFDEASLVQMAGRAGRSKEDPAGSVIFLSPQWTSSQRKAIAQIRTMNTIARRQGYLKGEKWP, encoded by the coding sequence ATGAGAGTTAGTGTCTATGCAGTGGAAGCAGAAGGACGCTGGACGCTGCGGATCTCGCTTTGCCCGGCGGTTGACTGGATCTGGTGGGAGGGTGCGGGAGGAGAAGGCTGGAATCACACTAGAGCAGAAAGGATTGTGCTGCTCACATCTTCAATGCCTCTTGGATGGGCTGTGAAGCTGCGGGAACGGATTAGATGCGGATCTGCTATGGGGAGATGGACGGCGGCGGAGTGGCGGGGTTGTTTGATGGATGTTCTTAAAATGGAAATCAATGAAGAAGAGAGGACTTGCGGAAAGCCAACAGACAGGTGGTTTGAGGATATTAGAATTCAGCAGGTAAGTGATAGCGCCAGCTCAGGTTGGAGTGAGGACTGCGGGTGGGAAAGTGAGGGGAATGTCTGCGCTGGCTTGGATTCACATGAGTATATTGCTTCTCTCAGCAGGAAGGCTGATTATTTTGTGTCCCTAATATCAGGCCGCTCGCTATTGCAGCCGGAAGTGGAGGCTCTGCTGGCAGAGCAGGCTCCTGGTGCTGAACAGCACTGGATGGCTGCTGCCCAGCTTGCATATTTGCAGGGACGGCTTATGCTGGGGGCTGCTGTTGGCTCTAGAAACAGAAATAAAGAGAGGACCGAAGGTGGCTTAATTAAAAAGAAGCACGGTTTCAGCGGAATGGGCAGCATCCGCTGGAGTGCGGTGCGCGCGGCGCTTCGCCTGCCGCAGCTGCTCCTGCGCGGCTCTGCCCGCCGCCGCGCTGATGAGCGCTGCCTGCGCTGCGGCAGCGTACCCACAGGCCGCACGCCTTGCGCTGCGTGCGGCCTTGCCTGCTGCGCCTATTGCGAGGCCTGCCTCGCGCTCGGGCGCAGCCGGGCTTGCGCGCTGCTGCTCCGCAGCGCGGCCTCTCCGGCCGTGCGGTGCACAGCGGCCGGGACCAGCCCCACCGTTGCGGCACGCCGGTGGGGGCTTAGTGCAGCCCAGGCGGGGGCCGCCGGGGCTGCACTGGGGTTTTTGGCTGCGCGGCTTGGGCGCGCAGCCGGGCAAAGCCCAGAGCGGTTCCTGCTCTGGGCGGTGACGGGAGCGGGGAAGACGGAGATCACCTTCCCGCTCCTGGATGCAGTGCTCGCCGCCGGAGGGCGGGCACTGGTGGCGACGCCGCGGCGCGACGTCGTGCTGGAGCTGGCCCCGCGGCTGGCCCGGGCTTTTCCGGCCGAGATGCTGGCCGTGCTCTATGGCGGCAGCCCGGACCGGTGGATACCGGGAAAGATTACCGTAGCCACTACGCACCAGCTTTTGCGTTTCTACCAGGCTTTTGACCTGGTAATTATTGATGAACTCGATGCATTTCCGTACCACAACGATCCCATGCTTGCCTTTGCAGCCGGACAGGCGTGTAAGCCGGATGGAGTCTTTATCTTTCTGTCAGCAACGCCGCCGCAAAACCTGCAAAGGCAAGTCAGCTTGGGCAGGCTACAGCATGCAAGAGTGCCAGTACGCTTTCACGGCCATCCGCTGCCGGTACCGCAGCATTTGACAATGAGTCCGGTACACCAATGTATCCGAAAAGGCGGTTTGCACAGGACATTTATACAGGCACTTCGCAGATCTCTGTCACGGGAAGCACAGGTATTCCTGTTTGTGTCACGCATTGCTCATATCGAACCAATACTGTTGCTGCTGCGCCGGATTTTCCCTGAAGTCAGCATAGAAGGCACCTCTTCCCAAGATCCGCTCAGGTCTGCCAAAGTAATGTCCTTCCGGGAGCGGAAGATCAGAATCCTGGTCACCACAACCATTCTGGAACGGGGAGTAACGGTTCCGCGCAGCGATGTGTATATTTTGGATGCAGACAGCAGCCTGTTTGATGAGGCTTCGCTGGTACAGATGGCGGGCAGGGCAGGACGTTCGAAGGAAGACCCCGCAGGTTCAGTTATATTTCTTTCTCCCCAGTGGACCAGTTCCCAGCGTAAAGCAATTGCCCAAATCCGTACGATGAATACCATTGCCCGCAGGCAAGGTTACCTGAAAGGAGAGAAATGGCCATGA
- a CDS encoding response regulator transcription factor produces the protein MENQSSGKLPIKVLLADDHQLFREGLKRILNMEDDIEVIGECGDGIQVLEFCNVNKPDIVLMDINMPVENGVEATQKVREMFPDVKVIILSIHDDESYVFETLRKGANGYLLKDMEAESLINAIRSVCEGHAFIHPKVTGKLINQLRRMTYLNETGAMAETPVKEAGVKFVAGDNNPLTRREAEVLRLMAEGKSNKNIGEYLFISEKTVKNHVSSILQKMEVDDRTQAVINSIKYGWVTL, from the coding sequence ATGGAAAACCAAAGCTCTGGCAAATTGCCGATAAAAGTACTTTTGGCCGATGATCATCAGTTGTTTCGCGAAGGGCTTAAGCGGATTTTAAATATGGAGGATGACATTGAAGTCATCGGCGAGTGCGGTGACGGTATTCAGGTACTGGAGTTCTGCAACGTCAACAAACCGGATATTGTACTGATGGACATCAATATGCCTGTGGAGAACGGTGTCGAAGCCACCCAGAAGGTACGTGAGATGTTTCCGGATGTTAAGGTTATTATTTTGTCGATTCATGATGATGAAAGCTATGTATTCGAAACACTGCGCAAGGGTGCCAACGGCTATCTGCTGAAGGATATGGAGGCTGAGTCACTGATTAATGCCATCCGTTCGGTATGTGAAGGGCATGCGTTCATTCACCCTAAGGTTACCGGTAAGCTGATCAACCAGCTGCGCCGGATGACTTATCTTAATGAAACAGGTGCAATGGCCGAAACTCCGGTTAAAGAAGCAGGCGTGAAGTTCGTTGCCGGTGACAATAACCCGCTGACCCGCCGTGAGGCAGAGGTACTGCGTCTAATGGCAGAAGGCAAGAGCAACAAGAATATCGGGGAATACCTCTTTATCAGCGAAAAGACCGTCAAAAACCATGTCAGCAGTATCCTGCAGAAAATGGAAGTTGATGACCGTACACAAGCTGTAATCAATTCGATTAAATACGGCTGGGTCACCCTATAA
- a CDS encoding histidine kinase gives MEFQADAIDRVIKNTIDVMESSKYQIFEIMHVARDELGALTKELQRVMEETDETLQKVDTLELQYHRSRIRLTEVSRDFVRYSEKDIRIAYEKATELQLELMMTREREIYLRSRRDELQMRVRSVENSVERAESIGSQMSVVIDYLAGEMGQVTRIVETAKNRQLIGLKIILAQEEERKRIAREIHDGPAQMLANLVLRTEIVERMLVKQEFGMVQDEIIDLKGQVRYSLEEMRKVIFNLRPMALDDLGLIPTLRKYVHDFEEKTKIRTAFETRGKEHRLSSAMEAAVYRLVQEGLTNAAKHAYPSYVLVEITYQAQLIKIVVKDNGLGFNVKKVSEQGSRESFGLVGMRERVELLEGRIEIESEENQGTTIVIHIPTNVEKGKE, from the coding sequence GTGGAATTTCAGGCCGATGCGATAGATCGCGTCATTAAGAATACCATCGACGTGATGGAGAGCAGCAAGTATCAGATTTTTGAAATAATGCATGTTGCCCGGGACGAGCTTGGTGCACTCACTAAAGAACTGCAGAGGGTCATGGAAGAAACGGATGAAACATTGCAAAAAGTTGACACGCTGGAGCTGCAATATCACCGCTCACGGATCCGGCTGACCGAGGTCAGCCGGGATTTCGTCCGCTATTCGGAGAAGGATATCCGGATTGCTTATGAGAAAGCGACTGAGCTGCAGCTCGAGCTTATGATGACAAGAGAACGTGAGATTTATCTGCGCAGCAGACGGGATGAGCTGCAGATGCGGGTCCGCAGTGTAGAAAATTCAGTCGAGCGTGCAGAATCGATCGGCTCACAAATGAGTGTAGTTATTGATTATTTGGCCGGAGAAATGGGACAAGTAACCAGGATTGTAGAAACGGCCAAGAACAGGCAGCTGATCGGGCTTAAGATTATTTTGGCTCAGGAAGAAGAGCGTAAAAGAATTGCCCGGGAAATTCATGACGGTCCTGCTCAAATGCTGGCAAATCTAGTCCTAAGGACGGAAATTGTAGAAAGAATGCTGGTAAAGCAGGAATTTGGCATGGTGCAGGACGAAATAATAGATTTAAAGGGACAGGTCCGCTATAGTCTGGAAGAGATGCGCAAGGTTATTTTTAATCTGCGTCCTATGGCGCTGGATGATCTTGGGCTGATTCCGACACTCCGCAAATATGTGCATGACTTTGAGGAAAAAACCAAAATCCGCACTGCCTTTGAAACAAGAGGTAAAGAGCACCGGCTCTCGTCTGCTATGGAAGCAGCTGTTTACCGTCTTGTGCAGGAGGGGCTAACCAACGCTGCGAAGCACGCCTATCCGAGCTATGTGCTGGTGGAAATCACCTATCAGGCGCAGCTGATCAAAATTGTTGTTAAGGATAACGGTCTGGGCTTCAATGTAAAGAAGGTAAGTGAGCAGGGCAGCCGGGAAAGCTTTGGACTGGTCGGCATGCGGGAACGTGTAGAACTGCTTGAAGGCAGAATTGAGATCGAGTCGGAGGAGAATCAGGGAACAACTATTGTTATTCACATTCCGACAAATGTGGAAAAGGGGAAGGAGTAA
- a CDS encoding stalk domain-containing protein, giving the protein MSEVFMGNSDKKPGRGTGKPAAKRWIAASLAGVLWIMPVIGSEGLPGLGTGTAPVAQAAASSFTVTKLGEEVITSGALMMKYKFTALRSGKSATGLADVIRVDLNNPYVSLDVMTGKGGNLTTRQSTGGMAAETGAVAAINGDYFNTGGEGAPIGGQVSGGVVVSTPSQLDGMYAFAVTKDRKPVIDEYTFEGLVTAEDGSQFPLSGINKGAYNPEGGSSTYSHANAAYIYTDAWTALDRPKNSSTTPTEVLVQNDVITQISLDAALPMAVPEGAYILRTHGLAAQFVKAHLAVGQKLSSVYSLKSKTTQQSIDPASLQMMIGGHTILVNNGKAATFSRSTSSIGGYRARTALGYSQDGRYVYLIAVEDNANSTGMSLTELQSFMTNIGVWKGINLDGGGSTTMVDRPLAETSTTLTFNTEYGTEQRSIVNGLGVYTSAPQGAVKGIKISGSSVLLIGQKATYSLKGYDTYYNPIDVASANPAWTASGGSATVSAGEVTAVKAGTATLTATSGSASASTKVTVLGGDDLASLSAGIATAPLTAGTTVSVPVTAVSKSGASLTVPASALKWEFVGFNGSVQNGKLTVNSVNAGVTTGYAIARYDGFSTAVVLSTAAATAWENFENVNYPIAFTTNAAGVTGTAAVVAGSAERAGSKVLSLSYDMTAGSGKMYAYAQFNGTSGKSIPAAATSMSLDVMGDMSLNWLRAEVVDNAGTTAYIDLAKVIDWNGWKSLNIDLSGSGIKFPASLKRVYVVNVEEGQDERAKTGTVGFDNISFVMPSLSSEAGLPKGTASMIIGSKSLTVNGTKKTIDVAPIVKDNTTYIPIKYVVDVFGGSAAWDQNTKKIMVLRGSKAMDLTVGKKEYVLNGKRQSAEVAPLILDGRTLVPLRLVSEQLGLTVKWEQKTKTVTIES; this is encoded by the coding sequence ATGAGTGAAGTTTTTATGGGGAACAGTGACAAGAAGCCGGGACGGGGTACAGGGAAGCCGGCGGCAAAACGCTGGATTGCCGCATCTTTAGCCGGGGTGCTCTGGATTATGCCGGTGATCGGAAGCGAAGGACTGCCGGGATTAGGAACAGGTACAGCGCCTGTAGCCCAGGCTGCAGCGAGTTCTTTTACAGTAACGAAGTTAGGTGAGGAGGTCATTACCTCCGGAGCGCTGATGATGAAATATAAATTCACGGCACTGCGTTCAGGCAAAAGTGCAACCGGGCTGGCGGACGTCATCCGCGTTGATTTGAATAATCCATATGTTTCCCTGGATGTGATGACCGGCAAGGGAGGTAATCTGACTACCCGTCAGAGTACCGGCGGCATGGCAGCAGAGACCGGAGCGGTTGCGGCAATCAACGGGGATTATTTTAATACCGGTGGTGAAGGAGCTCCTATCGGGGGGCAGGTATCCGGCGGGGTAGTGGTTTCGACGCCTTCGCAGCTGGACGGAATGTATGCTTTTGCAGTGACCAAGGACCGCAAGCCGGTCATTGATGAATATACGTTTGAAGGGCTTGTTACCGCAGAAGACGGTTCCCAGTTCCCGTTATCCGGTATCAACAAAGGGGCTTACAACCCGGAAGGCGGCAGCTCCACCTACAGCCATGCCAATGCTGCTTACATCTATACCGATGCCTGGACTGCCTTGGACCGGCCGAAGAACAGCTCAACAACACCGACTGAGGTGCTGGTACAGAATGATGTGATTACGCAGATCTCACTGGATGCAGCGCTGCCTATGGCTGTTCCGGAAGGGGCTTATATCCTGCGGACTCACGGGCTGGCCGCGCAATTCGTCAAGGCCCATCTGGCAGTAGGCCAGAAGCTGAGCAGTGTATATTCACTGAAGTCCAAGACTACCCAGCAGTCCATTGATCCGGCCAGCCTGCAAATGATGATTGGCGGACATACCATTCTTGTCAACAACGGCAAGGCAGCCACGTTCTCACGGTCGACTTCCAGTATTGGCGGCTACCGGGCGCGGACAGCGCTGGGATACTCCCAGGATGGCCGCTATGTCTATCTGATTGCAGTAGAGGATAACGCTAACAGCACCGGTATGTCGCTGACAGAGCTGCAATCCTTTATGACCAATATTGGAGTATGGAAAGGAATAAACCTCGATGGAGGGGGCTCTACAACGATGGTAGACCGCCCGCTGGCTGAAACCTCGACAACACTGACCTTTAATACAGAATACGGCACAGAACAGCGCAGCATTGTAAACGGGCTTGGAGTGTACACCTCTGCTCCGCAGGGGGCAGTAAAAGGAATCAAGATCAGCGGCAGCTCTGTACTTCTGATTGGGCAAAAGGCTACTTATTCACTAAAAGGCTATGATACGTACTATAATCCGATAGATGTGGCTTCAGCTAATCCGGCCTGGACAGCAAGCGGCGGCAGTGCGACAGTCAGCGCAGGGGAAGTTACAGCAGTCAAGGCAGGAACGGCTACACTGACCGCTACCAGCGGATCAGCCAGTGCTTCAACAAAGGTAACGGTTCTGGGAGGCGACGATCTTGCCAGCCTGTCAGCCGGAATCGCCACTGCTCCTCTGACAGCAGGAACAACAGTATCAGTTCCTGTTACAGCAGTCTCTAAAAGCGGGGCATCGCTGACCGTACCGGCTTCGGCGCTGAAATGGGAATTTGTCGGCTTTAACGGGAGTGTGCAAAATGGCAAGCTTACTGTTAACTCGGTCAACGCAGGTGTAACGACAGGCTACGCTATTGCCCGGTATGACGGCTTCAGCACAGCGGTTGTACTGTCTACAGCAGCAGCTACAGCCTGGGAGAATTTCGAAAATGTGAATTATCCGATTGCCTTCACTACCAATGCAGCAGGCGTTACCGGAACTGCAGCGGTCGTAGCAGGTTCTGCAGAACGTGCAGGCTCGAAAGTGCTGTCACTCAGCTATGACATGACAGCTGGCAGCGGAAAAATGTACGCTTACGCCCAGTTCAACGGAACCTCCGGCAAGAGCATTCCAGCCGCAGCGACTTCCATGTCGCTGGATGTTATGGGCGATATGAGCCTTAACTGGCTGCGGGCTGAGGTAGTCGACAATGCAGGCACCACAGCGTATATTGATTTAGCTAAAGTAATTGACTGGAATGGCTGGAAGAGCCTGAACATTGATCTGTCCGGATCGGGAATCAAGTTCCCGGCATCCCTGAAAAGAGTATATGTAGTCAACGTGGAGGAGGGCCAGGACGAGCGGGCCAAGACCGGTACGGTAGGCTTTGATAATATTTCCTTTGTTATGCCGTCGCTGTCCAGTGAAGCCGGGCTTCCGAAAGGAACAGCTTCGATGATCATCGGTTCGAAATCCCTGACCGTTAACGGAACCAAGAAGACGATTGATGTGGCTCCGATCGTTAAGGATAACACCACTTATATCCCGATCAAATATGTGGTGGATGTCTTCGGCGGAAGTGCAGCATGGGATCAGAATACTAAGAAAATTATGGTTCTGCGCGGTTCCAAGGCGATGGATCTGACCGTCGGCAAAAAGGAATATGTACTGAACGGGAAGCGCCAAAGTGCCGAAGTAGCTCCTTTAATCCTAGACGGTAGGACTTTAGTACCGCTTAGACTCGTCTCGGAGCAGCTTGGACTGACCGTAAAATGGGAACAGAAAACGAAGACCGTAACGATCGAATCGTGA